Proteins from a single region of Deltaproteobacteria bacterium:
- a CDS encoding TauD/TfdA family dioxygenase, whose translation MWDNRSLNHQACGGYAMDDIRLLHRTSTIGDKPF comes from the coding sequence ATGTGGGACAATCGCAGCCTCAATCATCAAGCCTGCGGCGGCTATGCGATGGACGACATCCGGCTGCTGCACCGCACGTCGACAATCGGGGACAAGCCATTCTGA